The Candidatus Margulisiibacteriota bacterium nucleotide sequence CTCAGTTTGAGGTTCATCATTTTTTGTAATTTCGGTTAGCTTAAGAGTATATTCTTCTCTTGTTTTATATGCCGCAGTAATTGTTTGATATGCACGGTTGGGCCCATAGGGATTACCCGATCGGTCATATTGCGCGCTTACCTTCTGTAGCTGTTGCTTCAGGTTACGGTTATTTAATTTGATCTCTTCAAACTGATTATTTTTAACAACAAAAAGTTCACCTGATTTATCGCAGACAAATTTTGCAGAAGGATGATTCAGGATGTAATATGTCTCCCCCTCTGTATCATGGATAATACCACTGATTTTAATATTTTTTATAAGGTAATAACCAGCAATTTTTTGAATTGTTTGTAATTCATAAGCGGGGACATTTATTTGTTTATAGTTAAAACCATTTTTATCAAATTGATATAATTTATTCTGAGCAAAGTTAAAATATAAATTATCGTTTAATTTTAGCCAAAGTGGATGATCTGCTATGGGGCAGACAATATCTCTGGGACAAATATAATGTAATCCTGAACTGCTTTCTATATAAGCACCTATACGGGTTATATCCGGTTTTTGTATCATCGTCTTTTCCTTATGATTATTTTTGTACTAACAATTTATCGCCATAAATAACATTAAATTTCACAAATTATTACGCTTGTAAAAACCGTAACTATTTATTAAGATAAATGAGGTTTCAAATTTATGAATAAACAACATCTACCTCCGGCAATAATTTATAATCTTTTCCCAAGGCTTGTTGGCCCTATGTCAGGATGGAAGTCACATTTTGAACGAGCGAAATATATGGGCTTTAACTGGATTTATATTAATCCGCTCAGTTATCCGGGCTTTTCAGGCAGTTTATATTCCATTAAAGATTATTATAGAATTAATCCGTTATTTTTGGATAATTCCGGCAGATCGGAAGAAGAGCAGGTCAGGGCCATGATCCAGGACGCCCATGAACTGGGGCTCAAAATAATGTTTGATCTGGTTATCAACCATACAGCGATTGATTCGGTATTAATCGTTAATGATAAATGGTATAAAAAAGATGAACATGGGAAAATCAAAAATCCGCAGGTGTGGGAAGGCGATAAGTTGATCACGACCTGGGGTGACCTGGCAGAAATAGACAATGAAAAATCTCCGGACAAAGATAACCTCTGGCGCTATTGGCTGGACCTGACTTCTTATTACATTGATTTTGGAGTTGACGGGTTCCGCTGCGACGCGGCTTATCAGGTCACAACTGAGTTATGGGAATATTTGATCTCTAATATTAAGCAAAGGAAGACTGATACTGTTTTTTTCGCGGAAACATTGGGCTGTGAAATAGAAGATGTAATTGAACTGGCCAAAGCCGGTTTTGATTATTCATTTAACAGTTCCAAATGGTGGGATTTTGAAGAGTCCTGGTGCCTGAAGCAATACAAAGAGAATGCTGAAGTTTCTCCCTCAGTATCATTTGCGGAATCACATGATACGCCCAGACTGACCGAAGAGTTTAAAGGAGAGGAAGCGGCTGTTAAATTGCGATATTTATTTTCAGCGATATTTTCCAGTGGCGTGATGATGCCTGTGGGACTGGAATACGGTTTTAAAAAAAGGCTTAATGTGGTGCATACCTTGCCCCAGGATTGGGAAACACAGCAGTTTGATCTGACCGAATTTATAAGAAAAGCCAATCAGCTTAAACTGCAGTATAAAATTTTCAGCGAAGATAACGCAATTGAGATTATCGAGACAGTAAACAAAAAAGTATTTGTAATGCTTAAAATATCCCATGACAAAAAAGAAAAAGCTCTGATTATTATTAATAAGAATTTGCAGGGCACTGAACATTTATCGATAGATCTTGTTGAAATCATGAACTGCTCCTCATTCAAGATCAAATGTCTGAGCATAGAAAATCCGCTTACTGAAATGCCTGATGTACTGGAGTATAATTTGCAGCCCGGTCAGATGATGATTTTATATTGCTGACTCGGCTAAGCTGGTATGTCACCTCTGAGCACAGCCATGTAATATTTTATCTGATCCAGATAATTACCATGGTGAACAACCTGTTCCAATGGTAATTTGTCGGGTGTTATCATACTGTTTACCAGATTCAGCACTACATCTTCATCTCCAGCTTGCCTGAAGTTTTGCCCGGTTTCCGCCATATACATATTTATTCCCAGACTTAAAAAAGATTCCATATTTTTTAGCAGACTGCGGAAATTTTTTGTGTAGTACTGCTGAGCCTCTTTCATTTTTTTATCCTGCACAAGCAGCTGGAGCACAATCAGATCATCATTCTGGTTCATGCTGCTGATTGTATTGATTGGCAGTAGACCCGGTATGTAAACCCGATATACCGGTACCTTCAATTTGGGATGGGATTTGTCTATGACAATTGTGTTCAAGTTTTGTTCATTAAGCAGGTCCATAAGACTATATATTTCCTCCCGAAAGTCATCAGAAGACAAATTATTCAGCGCAGAAACCGGGATTACTTTACACTCTTTAGCGCACTTCTCCACATCCATATCCAGGCAAAATTGCCAGCGTCCTTTGGTAAGTTTAAATTTGCTGGGAACTATGTCCTGTTTCAACACAATTCCTTCCCGCCCCTGGGTATATTCGGTGATAGCCCTGATTATAGCTTTATTGGGGTCTGTATGACAGCCATAGCCGAAACCTTTACGCAAAATTTCTTTGTCTGTCCTATGATCAATTCCGCTGCATAAAATTGTCGGTACATTAATGTATTTGGAAGCATTAAAGAGGTAAATATCAATACCGATCCTTTTATAGTAATTGTATAAATCATGTATGGCCGGATGATTGATAGAATTTATATCAATAAGCTCTATAGCTGAATATTCTTTATTCATAACCACATAGCCGGTATTGTGCCTCTCAATAACTTCACAAATACCCTGAACAATAGCTTCTTCTTTGGTATTGCCAGTGCATAAACCATTTGATGTCTGATAATTATTGTTCCAGTTCAAGGGATAATATTCCGCGCATTTATGTGTCAATGAGTATCCTGGTACCCAGTCCATATTGATATTTCTTAAATATTCGAGCAGATATTCCTTTTTATCACTGTAGGGTATAAAAAAACAATTATTAATTCTGCTTAGATCAAATTCTTTATTCAGATCAGAGAAAGACAGATGCTTGTACCCCGGTACATTTTTATAATCATAGTTCAACCAGGAATATCGT carries:
- a CDS encoding alpha-amylase family glycosyl hydrolase: MNKQHLPPAIIYNLFPRLVGPMSGWKSHFERAKYMGFNWIYINPLSYPGFSGSLYSIKDYYRINPLFLDNSGRSEEEQVRAMIQDAHELGLKIMFDLVINHTAIDSVLIVNDKWYKKDEHGKIKNPQVWEGDKLITTWGDLAEIDNEKSPDKDNLWRYWLDLTSYYIDFGVDGFRCDAAYQVTTELWEYLISNIKQRKTDTVFFAETLGCEIEDVIELAKAGFDYSFNSSKWWDFEESWCLKQYKENAEVSPSVSFAESHDTPRLTEEFKGEEAAVKLRYLFSAIFSSGVMMPVGLEYGFKKRLNVVHTLPQDWETQQFDLTEFIRKANQLKLQYKIFSEDNAIEIIETVNKKVFVMLKISHDKKEKALIIINKNLQGTEHLSIDLVEIMNCSSFKIKCLSIENPLTEMPDVLEYNLQPGQMMILYC
- a CDS encoding YcaO-like family protein, with the protein product MVNFILREQTGFELESVKKSYIFDQDKFVHPKVTFKKAYRNIMRNITDRSPHLLEIRADHPIFVYDFGDGTVNSHGKGFTIDQAKASAIMEYSERYSWLNYDYKNVPGYKHLSFSDLNKEFDLSRINNCFFIPYSDKKEYLLEYLRNINMDWVPGYSLTHKCAEYYPLNWNNNYQTSNGLCTGNTKEEAIVQGICEVIERHNTGYVVMNKEYSAIELIDINSINHPAIHDLYNYYKRIGIDIYLFNASKYINVPTILCSGIDHRTDKEILRKGFGYGCHTDPNKAIIRAITEYTQGREGIVLKQDIVPSKFKLTKGRWQFCLDMDVEKCAKECKVIPVSALNNLSSDDFREEIYSLMDLLNEQNLNTIVIDKSHPKLKVPVYRVYIPGLLPINTISSMNQNDDLIVLQLLVQDKKMKEAQQYYTKNFRSLLKNMESFLSLGINMYMAETGQNFRQAGDEDVVLNLVNSMITPDKLPLEQVVHHGNYLDQIKYYMAVLRGDIPA